A single genomic interval of Leptospira semungkisensis harbors:
- a CDS encoding TolC family protein → MRGFSLLTEQNRLEQDPSTKEIPWILLLLFATSSFLFPFGTVVSETIPFETYTEEKKGNPPAPSSTTNTSQGNVPTSSNSAGIIPSGKIIDWDIDRLTEYAISNNPLYLSEKQNMGIERGRVITASLYRNPIVQFQQQFIGGTPNSQGGSPETAPGLFQDLDVYGVVPLRTRVAKKSFEASIQDFRNFDRIFRMRLRQNYWAFVFLTLLVDTNKEFYENYSDLLELTKFRVQKGDISPLEFERLELERIQVEKYYRDAIVRRQAIEKDLHILTGLSESEGIFAFKVESMRFRSLEDLGLHLKEEFPSIERPDVIALEQRLQEKKMNIELQRKEALGWLQLGGEWRIKGGENYGGVFATLPIPLNDRGQGKVLSAKEEYRKFELALDAKKREVVAEIEAAKKELLAREELLTKYERINLLQKNKQLEEKSRIAYVRGASDQVTFLQAEKNYLTILREYYDLLFLYFNAVEAYKAATGKIAEMSSSDPAKGERQ, encoded by the coding sequence ATGCGGGGATTTTCATTGTTAACCGAACAGAATCGTCTCGAACAGGATCCGAGTACGAAAGAAATCCCTTGGATCCTTCTTCTTTTGTTCGCGACTTCTTCCTTTCTGTTTCCGTTCGGCACAGTGGTTTCGGAAACCATTCCATTCGAAACATATACCGAAGAAAAAAAAGGGAACCCTCCTGCTCCTTCTTCCACCACCAATACGAGCCAAGGCAATGTTCCTACGAGTTCGAATTCTGCAGGCATTATTCCTTCTGGAAAGATAATCGACTGGGACATAGACAGACTCACTGAATACGCGATCTCGAATAATCCTCTCTATCTTTCCGAAAAACAAAACATGGGGATCGAAAGAGGGCGAGTGATCACCGCCTCTCTCTATAGAAACCCGATCGTTCAGTTCCAACAACAATTCATTGGAGGAACTCCTAATTCCCAAGGGGGAAGCCCGGAGACTGCTCCCGGTTTATTTCAAGATTTGGATGTGTATGGAGTCGTTCCTTTAAGAACCAGGGTCGCTAAGAAATCGTTCGAGGCATCCATACAAGACTTCCGAAATTTTGATCGTATCTTTAGAATGAGACTCAGACAGAATTACTGGGCATTCGTATTCCTTACCCTTCTTGTAGATACAAACAAAGAATTCTACGAGAACTATAGCGATCTTTTGGAGCTCACCAAGTTCAGAGTGCAGAAGGGAGATATCTCTCCTCTTGAATTCGAGAGACTCGAGTTGGAAAGGATCCAGGTAGAAAAGTATTATAGGGACGCAATCGTTCGCAGACAGGCGATCGAAAAAGATCTTCATATCCTCACAGGACTTTCCGAATCGGAAGGGATATTTGCATTTAAAGTCGAATCCATGAGATTCAGATCCTTGGAAGATCTTGGTCTTCACTTAAAGGAGGAATTTCCTTCTATAGAAAGACCGGATGTGATCGCTTTGGAGCAAAGACTCCAAGAAAAGAAGATGAATATCGAGCTTCAAAGAAAGGAAGCTCTCGGCTGGCTACAGTTAGGCGGTGAGTGGAGGATCAAAGGTGGAGAAAACTACGGAGGAGTATTCGCGACTCTTCCGATTCCTTTGAACGATAGAGGCCAAGGAAAAGTCCTTTCTGCTAAGGAAGAATATCGTAAATTCGAGCTGGCATTAGATGCCAAGAAGAGAGAAGTAGTGGCCGAGATTGAGGCTGCTAAAAAAGAACTACTCGCTCGAGAAGAACTACTCACTAAATACGAAAGAATTAATCTATTACAAAAAAATAAACAGCTCGAAGAGAAGTCTAGGATCGCCTATGTTAGGGGCGCCTCCGACCAAGTTACCTTCCTCCAAGCTGAAAAGAACTACCTCACAATCCTTCGCGAATACTACGATCTCTTATTCCTATACTTCAACGCTGTAGAAGCCTATAAGGCTGCGACCGGAAAAATTGCGGAAATGTCTTCCAGTGATCCGGCAAAAGGAGAAAGGCAATGA
- the pssA gene encoding CDP-diacylglycerol--serine O-phosphatidyltransferase has translation MNRKLNWIPNMITLGNLSMGFVSILIASEAVGNGPQSFVLAGFFILLAAICDGLDGMVARALDATSELGADLDSLADLTAFGIAPGYLFYTMILEEYKIDVFGKDDLFPIGMLIAAIFPICAAYRLARFNVAHDPSSFTGLPSPVAGVTIGFLPIFLGKDNMPHWITIPLFVVIAILMVSNVRYGKPQVAIRSKLTPGRGALMLAAALVLLFFIGFERWPWLVYGLICLYIFSGLITFLIHILQDLRVKLD, from the coding sequence ATGAATCGCAAGCTAAATTGGATCCCTAATATGATCACGCTCGGAAACCTAAGTATGGGTTTCGTGTCTATCTTGATCGCCTCGGAAGCGGTGGGGAATGGACCTCAGTCCTTCGTTCTCGCTGGATTCTTCATTTTACTCGCAGCGATCTGCGACGGTTTGGATGGAATGGTCGCAAGAGCTCTAGATGCAACGAGTGAGCTGGGCGCCGACTTGGATAGCTTGGCGGATCTCACTGCATTCGGTATCGCTCCAGGATATCTCTTTTATACGATGATCTTAGAAGAATACAAGATAGACGTGTTCGGAAAAGACGATCTATTTCCTATAGGGATGCTAATCGCAGCCATCTTTCCGATTTGTGCCGCCTACCGATTGGCTCGATTCAATGTAGCTCACGATCCTTCTTCTTTTACAGGTCTACCTTCTCCTGTGGCAGGGGTTACTATCGGCTTCTTACCAATTTTCTTAGGAAAGGATAATATGCCTCATTGGATCACAATCCCTCTCTTCGTGGTCATAGCAATATTAATGGTTTCTAATGTTCGATACGGCAAGCCTCAGGTGGCGATCCGCTCTAAACTAACTCCTGGAAGAGGAGCTCTCATGCTTGCCGCAGCTTTGGTTCTCTTATTCTTTATAGGCTTTGAGCGTTGGCCTTGGCTGGTTTACGGATTGATCTGTCTGTATATCTTCTCCGGTTTGATCACATTCCTGATCCATATTCTTCAAGACCTCAGAGTCAAATTGGATTAA
- a CDS encoding efflux RND transporter periplasmic adaptor subunit codes for MISIFQKNKILIVAALLIASGIYGYKYFSKKKPEKKAVEESKNVFSVPEDVLKRHPLTYVALKEVSQFEELALPGRITYDPESMAKVGSQVEARIKKVLVKEGDRVSQGSPLAILSSIQLGEVEASYVKARASLDALKLQADRAKELFEMKVTSAKEYELATMQYKTAKTEAETTRIKLDNYGLTPSEIEGIERGIYVSSNLILRSPINGEVTERRAILGQQVTRNEELFTIANLTHLWVLLDVYEKDLGGVREGAQATIFPLGDEQSTVQISGKVGYVGTVLDNVKRTAKLRIMVSNKGGKLKPGQTVTAKVAGLVVSTGEGKRKMVPLEAVHEIEGKSFVFVPLGEDTFEAVNVIVGDTIEDDVVILGGLPEGAKVVSKGSFVLKSEFLKY; via the coding sequence ATGATCTCTATATTCCAAAAAAATAAAATTCTAATCGTTGCGGCCTTGTTGATCGCTAGCGGCATATACGGATACAAATACTTCTCCAAGAAGAAACCCGAAAAGAAAGCTGTCGAAGAATCTAAAAACGTTTTCTCAGTCCCAGAAGACGTATTGAAGAGACATCCGTTGACCTACGTGGCTTTAAAGGAAGTATCTCAGTTCGAAGAGTTAGCTCTTCCCGGCAGGATCACTTATGATCCGGAAAGCATGGCCAAAGTAGGTTCTCAGGTAGAGGCTCGGATCAAAAAAGTCTTAGTGAAGGAAGGGGATAGGGTCAGCCAAGGTTCTCCTCTAGCGATCCTTTCTTCCATACAGTTGGGGGAAGTAGAAGCTTCGTATGTGAAAGCGAGAGCCTCTTTGGATGCGTTGAAACTGCAGGCGGACCGTGCGAAAGAACTATTCGAGATGAAGGTGACTTCTGCGAAAGAATATGAGCTCGCTACCATGCAGTATAAGACCGCCAAAACGGAAGCGGAAACCACTAGGATCAAACTGGACAATTACGGCCTTACTCCTTCCGAGATCGAAGGGATTGAAAGAGGTATCTATGTTTCTTCCAACCTGATTTTAAGAAGTCCGATCAACGGTGAGGTCACCGAGAGAAGGGCGATTCTTGGTCAACAAGTCACTCGCAACGAAGAATTATTTACCATTGCGAATTTGACCCATCTTTGGGTGCTCTTAGATGTATACGAAAAAGATCTGGGAGGAGTGAGAGAAGGCGCTCAGGCAACCATCTTTCCTCTGGGAGATGAGCAGAGCACTGTTCAGATTTCCGGCAAGGTCGGATATGTAGGAACAGTTTTAGATAACGTAAAACGTACTGCGAAACTCAGGATCATGGTCTCGAATAAGGGCGGCAAGCTAAAGCCAGGCCAAACAGTCACAGCGAAAGTAGCAGGGTTAGTGGTTAGCACTGGAGAAGGAAAACGCAAAATGGTTCCTCTCGAAGCGGTACACGAGATTGAAGGAAAGTCCTTCGTGTTCGTTCCTCTTGGAGAAGATACATTCGAAGCGGTGAATGTGATCGTAGGCGATACCATCGAGGATGACGTCGTGATCTTAGGCGGTTTGCCAGAAGGAGCCAAGGTGGTCTCTAAGGGTTCTTTCGTTTTGAAAAGTGAGTTCTTGAAGTATTAA
- a CDS encoding tetratricopeptide repeat protein: MIFVILVAAGIILIVAAGSFLIQSKKDSFEKALALAAMGNYVDSRTLIRDVLDANPSNVKANFIMAKIYAMEGDHINEARHLEKIKKIGSYDKEISEVAVSNRIADIFYQQDLFEEAVFHYSDTLLVDPDNLEANIRIGFMAIGQKEFGIADKFLSRIPDEKIKMPALLIGKGVVAAILRKGDPKPYFQKAFEEDPTSSVAGFLYSIALSRIGQHDEAIRVANSIVDVISDEYVRYTLFQFIMLEHIQKANWNEALKHARLCMETARNNGWKQELIDSDFHFALLAVSMGRLEDASEFLIEAESERVDDDRIIELANYKYQVETKRLELGKVAKSGFTPEQEISKLFNELFPVERYYEISGLKSSKSFHIKGILDDEGNKTIIDVGKIGISALDHFRTIKGVDFKNLCVKVVMALNYTVSREIPNKEGDGLNFQGLNKTDKETRALFKFRKWKDAKISDIFLRDTISQVKDLGLDKAFIIGDADFTEGARRFLADNPSRLSILYGKDLDELLKKALRTQG, translated from the coding sequence ATGATCTTTGTAATTCTAGTAGCAGCCGGAATCATTCTGATCGTCGCGGCGGGTTCCTTTCTCATTCAGTCCAAAAAGGACTCTTTCGAAAAAGCTCTCGCACTCGCGGCCATGGGTAACTACGTCGACTCCAGGACATTGATCCGAGACGTACTAGATGCAAACCCTTCTAATGTAAAAGCCAACTTCATCATGGCAAAGATCTATGCGATGGAAGGTGATCATATCAATGAAGCTCGCCATTTAGAGAAGATCAAAAAAATAGGAAGCTACGATAAGGAAATTTCGGAAGTAGCAGTCTCCAATCGGATCGCGGATATCTTCTATCAACAAGACTTATTCGAAGAGGCTGTATTCCATTATTCAGATACTCTATTAGTTGATCCTGATAATCTTGAGGCGAATATCAGGATCGGTTTCATGGCGATCGGCCAGAAAGAATTCGGGATCGCTGATAAATTCCTTTCTAGGATCCCGGATGAGAAGATCAAAATGCCTGCTCTTCTTATCGGTAAAGGAGTAGTGGCCGCTATTCTTCGTAAGGGAGATCCAAAGCCTTATTTTCAAAAAGCATTCGAAGAAGATCCGACTTCTTCCGTTGCTGGATTCTTGTACTCCATTGCTCTCTCTCGTATTGGACAGCATGATGAAGCGATCCGAGTAGCGAACTCCATCGTAGATGTCATCTCAGACGAATACGTAAGATACACTTTGTTTCAATTCATCATGCTCGAACATATTCAGAAGGCAAATTGGAACGAAGCATTAAAACATGCCCGCCTCTGTATGGAGACTGCCCGCAATAATGGATGGAAACAGGAACTGATCGATTCCGATTTTCATTTTGCTCTCTTAGCGGTTAGCATGGGAAGATTGGAAGACGCAAGTGAGTTTCTGATCGAAGCTGAATCCGAAAGAGTGGATGATGATCGAATTATAGAACTCGCAAATTACAAGTACCAAGTAGAGACAAAGAGATTGGAGTTGGGCAAGGTTGCTAAAAGCGGATTCACTCCTGAACAAGAGATCAGCAAATTATTCAACGAGCTCTTTCCTGTAGAAAGATACTATGAGATTTCGGGATTAAAGTCCTCCAAGTCCTTTCATATCAAAGGGATCCTGGACGACGAAGGAAACAAAACGATCATAGATGTAGGAAAGATTGGGATCAGCGCCTTGGATCATTTCAGGACCATCAAGGGAGTCGATTTCAAGAATCTTTGCGTGAAAGTGGTCATGGCCTTGAATTACACAGTGAGCCGAGAGATCCCGAACAAGGAAGGGGATGGTCTGAACTTCCAGGGATTGAATAAGACGGATAAGGAAACCCGCGCACTTTTCAAATTTAGAAAATGGAAGGATGCTAAGATCTCAGACATCTTCCTTAGGGACACGATCAGCCAGGTCAAGGATCTCGGATTGGACAAGGCATTCATCATCGGAGACGCTGATTTCACAGAAGGAGCCCGCAGATTCCTCGCGGATAATCCTTCCAGACTTTCTATTCTTTACGGAAAGGATCTGGATGAGCTGCTGAAAAAGGCCTTGAGGACCCAGGGCTAA
- the tsaD gene encoding tRNA (adenosine(37)-N6)-threonylcarbamoyltransferase complex transferase subunit TsaD translates to MIGLGIETSCDETSLAIVRDGKELLSLKIYSQIDLHKPFRGIVPEIASRAHLEKINPLLAEVLEESKVSLSDLDYVAVTRSPGLTGSLMVGAQLARCIHAVHGTPIVPLCHLQAHFAVLQLEGVEPVFPVLGLLLSGGNSAIYKIPHFGKMETIGDTMDDALGEAFDKVAGLLSLPYPGGPPIEAQASQYVPEPNEKDLLPPMLRNLEQDRVAFSFSGLKTAVSHLLAKQPDLPVPRVCYHFQNTAFELVERNLKRAVSITGIRRILAAGGVMANTTLRNRLSAFAKKNSLEFFSPQKKIYCTDNGAMVAALGYYLIRQGYSKSLDFTVSPVRQETYI, encoded by the coding sequence ATGATCGGTCTTGGGATAGAGACAAGCTGCGATGAAACAAGTTTAGCGATCGTAAGGGACGGGAAGGAATTACTTTCTCTAAAAATTTATAGCCAAATCGATTTGCATAAACCATTTCGCGGGATCGTTCCTGAGATTGCTTCCCGTGCACATTTAGAAAAGATCAATCCTCTCTTGGCAGAAGTCTTAGAGGAATCTAAAGTCTCTCTCTCCGATCTGGATTACGTAGCAGTCACTCGATCTCCCGGGCTGACTGGATCCCTTATGGTAGGCGCTCAACTTGCACGTTGTATTCACGCAGTGCATGGAACTCCGATCGTTCCTCTCTGTCATTTGCAGGCTCATTTTGCAGTATTACAATTAGAAGGCGTAGAGCCGGTATTTCCTGTTCTCGGATTACTTTTGTCCGGTGGGAACTCTGCCATTTACAAGATTCCTCATTTTGGAAAAATGGAAACGATTGGCGATACTATGGACGATGCCTTAGGAGAAGCCTTCGATAAGGTAGCCGGGCTTCTTTCCTTGCCTTATCCAGGAGGACCTCCTATCGAGGCCCAGGCATCTCAATATGTTCCTGAACCGAATGAGAAGGATCTCTTGCCTCCTATGCTGAGGAATCTGGAGCAGGATAGAGTGGCATTTTCGTTTTCGGGTTTAAAAACGGCAGTTTCTCATTTGCTCGCTAAACAACCGGATTTACCAGTTCCCAGAGTATGCTATCATTTTCAGAACACGGCCTTTGAGCTTGTGGAAAGGAATTTGAAACGAGCAGTGTCGATTACGGGAATACGCAGGATCCTTGCAGCGGGAGGAGTGATGGCGAACACCACTCTTCGTAACAGATTGTCCGCGTTCGCGAAAAAAAATTCCCTGGAATTTTTTTCTCCCCAAAAAAAAATCTACTGCACGGATAACGGAGCAATGGTGGCCGCTCTGGGTTATTATCTGATACGACAAGGCTATTCTAAGAGTTTGGACTTTACAGTAAGTCCGGTAAGGCAGGAGACCTATATATGA
- the lexA gene encoding transcriptional repressor LexA has product MKDLTEKQLAVLHFITNVIKERGFPPTIREIGDEFGITAKGAYDHLKAIEKKGYLKTSKNQSRAIELTRQSPFETLPVPTPSIPLLGRVAAGLPILAEENIESYIPVPEEMASKGITFALKVQGDSMIEAGINDGDVAIIQKKDIARNGEIVVALIEDEATLKVYYKETDHIRLEARNPKYKPIRSKKVTILGKLIGLYRSY; this is encoded by the coding sequence ATGAAAGACCTCACCGAAAAGCAGCTCGCAGTTCTCCATTTTATTACTAATGTGATCAAGGAGCGGGGCTTTCCTCCCACAATCAGGGAGATCGGTGATGAGTTTGGGATTACCGCCAAGGGAGCGTATGATCACCTCAAGGCGATTGAAAAAAAGGGCTATCTCAAGACTTCTAAAAACCAGTCTCGAGCCATTGAATTAACCCGCCAGAGTCCTTTCGAAACTCTACCGGTTCCTACACCTAGCATTCCCCTCTTAGGTAGGGTTGCAGCCGGACTTCCTATCCTTGCAGAAGAGAATATTGAATCTTATATCCCTGTTCCGGAAGAAATGGCGTCCAAGGGAATTACCTTTGCCCTCAAAGTGCAAGGGGATTCCATGATAGAAGCTGGGATCAATGACGGAGACGTTGCGATTATTCAGAAAAAAGACATCGCTCGTAACGGAGAGATCGTAGTCGCTTTGATCGAAGACGAGGCCACTCTAAAAGTCTATTATAAGGAAACGGATCATATTCGTTTGGAAGCCAGAAATCCGAAATACAAACCAATTCGTAGCAAGAAGGTAACCATTCTCGGAAAGCTGATCGGACTCTATCGATCCTATTGA
- a CDS encoding S41 family peptidase: MKHKERFAWASLVFVLFTALVFQPLKAKALSEVSEKYLQLFHEVFGLMQNGYVETVDEEKAFLGAIKGLLASLGDPHSTFLEEEEYRQMREETRGSFGGVGMEVAYTDGAIVVVSPIEDTPAMKAGILPQDRIVEIDGKNTANLGYTEGIKLMRGKPGTSVTIKVERKNVKEALQFTLVRENIKIRYVRSTFFDKEKVGYVRLNQFMGENTYEEFKKHVKSLVDKKAEGLIIDLRMNPGGLLPLAVALSDLFLPEGLDIVSVRGRGGELADVSKSSGRTDKFTSIPLVVLINEGSASASEIFAGAMQDHSRGKIVGTTSFGKGSVQIVYPLSYGMAVKLTVQKYYTPSGKSLHGKGIQPDVVVKGIEPNEDDRFYLRKMGEKKLLDQLTAKYPEYSEQNFVLFEKALKDQGIKLTTEVARAVYKNKTQPEKDRGTTDMELDPQLKKAVDLLSPSVKS, translated from the coding sequence ATGAAACATAAAGAAAGGTTTGCCTGGGCTTCCCTAGTCTTCGTTCTTTTTACGGCTCTTGTATTTCAGCCTCTGAAAGCAAAGGCACTCTCCGAAGTTTCGGAGAAATACCTGCAATTATTCCATGAAGTCTTCGGGCTCATGCAAAACGGTTATGTAGAAACCGTCGACGAGGAGAAGGCTTTTCTCGGAGCAATCAAAGGATTGCTCGCTTCCTTAGGAGATCCTCACTCCACTTTCTTGGAAGAAGAAGAATATAGGCAAATGAGAGAGGAGACCCGCGGAAGTTTCGGCGGTGTCGGGATGGAAGTTGCCTATACGGACGGGGCGATCGTGGTCGTTTCTCCTATCGAAGATACTCCGGCTATGAAGGCAGGAATTCTTCCCCAAGATAGGATTGTAGAGATAGACGGCAAGAATACTGCAAATCTAGGATATACCGAAGGCATCAAGCTCATGAGAGGAAAGCCTGGGACATCCGTTACTATCAAAGTAGAAAGAAAGAACGTGAAGGAAGCACTTCAGTTCACTTTGGTTCGTGAAAATATAAAGATCCGTTATGTTCGATCTACTTTCTTTGATAAGGAGAAGGTGGGTTATGTGCGCTTGAACCAGTTCATGGGAGAGAACACATACGAAGAATTTAAAAAGCATGTGAAGTCTCTCGTAGATAAGAAGGCAGAAGGGCTAATCATTGATCTAAGAATGAATCCGGGAGGTCTATTGCCTCTTGCGGTTGCTCTTTCCGATTTGTTTTTGCCAGAGGGATTGGATATTGTTTCTGTAAGAGGAAGAGGCGGGGAACTCGCCGACGTTTCCAAATCCAGTGGCAGAACGGATAAGTTCACTAGCATTCCTCTTGTAGTATTGATCAATGAAGGTTCGGCTTCTGCTTCCGAGATCTTTGCGGGAGCCATGCAGGACCACTCCAGAGGAAAGATTGTAGGAACTACTTCTTTCGGAAAAGGCTCCGTTCAAATTGTATATCCTCTTTCTTATGGAATGGCAGTGAAACTCACTGTGCAAAAATACTATACTCCTTCCGGAAAGTCTCTGCACGGGAAGGGGATCCAGCCTGATGTAGTTGTGAAAGGAATAGAGCCGAACGAAGACGATCGATTCTATCTGCGCAAGATGGGCGAGAAGAAATTATTAGATCAACTTACTGCTAAGTATCCTGAGTATTCGGAGCAGAATTTCGTTCTATTCGAAAAAGCTTTGAAGGACCAGGGGATCAAACTGACCACTGAAGTTGCAAGAGCAGTATATAAGAATAAGACACAGCCTGAAAAAGACAGAGGGACCACCGATATGGAACTGGATCCTCAGTTAAAAAAGGCGGTAGATTTGCTTTCTCCTTCGGTAAAATCGTAA
- a CDS encoding ABC transporter ATP-binding protein has product MILRINNLSRFYGSTKAVNGVSFDINQSDYVAIVGPSGSGKTTLLSMITGMLSSTSGEIYFDTLRLSSMSKSELAKFRAKSIGLIFQFSELVSHLTVEENILLPALLVGKFPEQEYKEKCEYLISSLHLQAIRDQLPTRLSGGQIQMTAIARALINEPEILLADEPSGDLDPENSELVRKLLSDFNSRGLTILLVTHDMNLAFDAKTIYEMREGSFTRVVK; this is encoded by the coding sequence ATGATCCTTCGGATTAATAATCTCTCCCGATTCTACGGCTCCACTAAGGCTGTGAACGGAGTTTCTTTCGATATCAATCAATCAGACTATGTCGCGATTGTAGGGCCTTCCGGTTCCGGCAAAACCACCCTACTCTCTATGATTACTGGAATGTTATCCAGCACTTCCGGTGAGATCTATTTCGATACATTAAGACTTTCCTCCATGAGCAAATCGGAGTTAGCTAAATTCCGGGCCAAAAGCATAGGATTGATCTTTCAGTTCTCCGAGTTAGTTTCTCACCTAACTGTCGAAGAGAATATTCTTCTTCCTGCGCTTTTAGTGGGGAAGTTTCCAGAACAGGAATATAAGGAAAAATGCGAATACTTGATCTCCAGTTTGCATTTGCAGGCGATCCGAGATCAATTGCCTACTCGACTTTCAGGCGGGCAGATCCAGATGACTGCGATCGCAAGAGCATTGATCAATGAACCTGAGATTCTTTTAGCAGATGAACCTTCCGGAGATTTGGATCCGGAGAATAGTGAACTAGTACGTAAACTTCTTTCAGATTTCAACTCGAGAGGACTCACCATTCTTCTCGTAACCCACGATATGAATCTTGCCTTCGACGCAAAGACAATCTACGAAATGAGAGAAGGAAGTTTTACCAGAGTCGTTAAATGA
- a CDS encoding LA_1448 family UV-C exposure upregulated protein produces MIFLSLFRKLAVLFFLILLSNCASPKKQIGEPELKLVLEYLTEARLAGRLNYAAEQTIRSDMEIVTAACERYQLDQDSVMEQIKIRHPEIYSALVGQK; encoded by the coding sequence GTGATTTTTCTTTCCTTATTCCGCAAACTCGCGGTACTTTTTTTTCTTATACTCCTATCCAACTGCGCTTCTCCCAAAAAACAGATCGGAGAACCGGAACTAAAGCTAGTCTTAGAATATCTAACAGAGGCTCGCTTAGCCGGAAGATTGAATTACGCCGCGGAACAAACGATCCGAAGCGATATGGAAATTGTTACGGCAGCTTGCGAAAGATACCAACTAGATCAAGATTCCGTAATGGAACAGATCAAAATTAGACATCCCGAAATTTACTCCGCTTTGGTCGGTCAAAAATGA
- a CDS encoding FtsX-like permease family protein: MGRITYLRFAFSLFSRDWITSVLHVVFSAFFGYGLVFGFFAARTEKISADLSSIELFLKSPYLVLSLSGLAFIFMTIVRIMSRSGDNGIMMAVGGNRNGVVFLQITEVWLIHGIGFLGSIIISGILPFGNPELVSFLDYLGSLALEILLVGGIAGFCAFLYTLIDPYKSIRRGK, encoded by the coding sequence ATGGGAAGGATCACTTACCTAAGGTTTGCATTTTCCCTTTTTAGTCGGGATTGGATCACTAGCGTTCTGCATGTCGTCTTCTCCGCGTTCTTCGGATACGGACTCGTATTCGGATTCTTTGCAGCACGCACCGAAAAAATCTCTGCCGACCTTTCTAGTATCGAGCTGTTCTTGAAATCTCCGTACCTGGTTTTATCTCTTTCTGGGCTCGCATTCATTTTTATGACCATAGTTCGGATCATGAGTCGATCCGGTGACAACGGGATCATGATGGCGGTAGGCGGAAATCGGAATGGTGTGGTCTTCCTACAAATCACCGAAGTCTGGCTCATTCATGGGATCGGCTTCCTGGGTAGCATAATTATCAGTGGTATCCTTCCATTTGGGAACCCTGAATTGGTTTCTTTCTTAGACTATTTGGGATCCTTAGCTCTCGAGATCCTACTTGTAGGAGGAATCGCCGGTTTCTGCGCCTTCCTCTATACCTTAATCGACCCATACAAATCGATCCGGAGGGGAAAATGA